The Larimichthys crocea isolate SSNF chromosome XI, L_crocea_2.0, whole genome shotgun sequence genome has a segment encoding these proteins:
- the fam228a gene encoding protein FAM228A isoform X2, producing MSPKRKNTSSGVITFHTPVPLSLLKSEEFRADMKDTSESRKSPSQLSARRRTGSKCIRAEKRDEASRSGTQPGSRQHQLSHTSLRRLQAKMEAENQQAKEIIQPLLDAENGFVKLERFLSQRDVAELRRRELQHKRWTERVWFPLQRKVEEHVSSCSPVEAKRRQSLYSHYLHHCNTKGFVFLETYNPKEYNPFLLNIKQPHYFKLSTADSKEPLYRQLHERPKQKTTAHSCEAGCKYELLQSNRPLSESVSSQADTLLLASSNYVSASGKTPVKNKTEGRKSSRLDTIPLHIRATATPDGRCHQAGCFFSRCEGRQQPTGLHQSLPPSK from the exons ATGAGCcccaagaggaaaaacacaagcagcGGTGTGATCACCTTCCACACACCTGTTCCTCTCAGCCTGTTGAAATCAGAG GAGTTCAGAGCAGATATGAAGGACACTTCAGAGAGCAGAAAGAGCCCGTCTCAGCTGAGTGccaggaggaggacagggagtaAATGTATAAGAGCAGAAAAAAGGGATGAGGCCTCACGCTCTGGGACACAGCCGGGCAGCAGACAGCATCAGCTCTCCCACACCTCCCTCAGACGACTGCAG GCGAAGATGGAGGCTGAAAATCAACAGGCGAAAGAAATAATCCAGCCTTTACTGGATGCAGAAAATGGTTTTGTGAAG TTGGAGAGGTTTCTGAGCCAACGGGATGTGgcagagctgaggaggagggaaCTGCAGCACAAGCGCTGGACTGAGCGTGTATGGTTTCCCCTTcagaggaaggtggaggaacATGTGTCCAGCTGTAGCCCTGTGGAGGCCAAGAGGCGTCAAAGCTTATACAGTCACTACCTCCATCACTGCAACACCAAG GGCTTTGTGTTTCTCGAAACCTATAATCCAAAGGAATACAACCCTTTTCTTCTCAACATCAAACAGCCGCACTACTTcaag CTCAGTACAGCTGATTCAAAGGAGCCATTGTACCGTCAGTTACATGAAAGACCGAAGCAAAAGACAACAGCCCATTCTTGTGAAGCAG GATGTAAATATGAGCTACTCCAGAGTAATCGTCCTCTTAGTGAGTCTGTGTCGTCTCAGGCAGACACACTCCTGCTGGCCTCGTCTAATTATGTTTCTGCATCCGGAAAAACTCCAGTGAAGAATAAGACCGAAGGAAGGAAGTCCAGCAG GCTCGACACCATCCCACTCCACATCAGGGCGACTGCTACACCAGATGGAAGGTGCCATCAGGCCGGCTGCTTTTTTTCCAGATGTGAAGGTCGGCAGCAACCAACAGGTTTACATCAGTCCCTGCCTCCAtccaaataa
- the fam228a gene encoding protein FAM228A isoform X1, with amino-acid sequence MSPKRKNTSSGVITFHTPVPLSLLKSEEFRADMKDTSESRKSPSQLSARRRTGSKCIRAEKRDEASRSGTQPGSRQHQLSHTSLRRLQAKMEAENQQAKEIIQPLLDAENGFVKELERFLSQRDVAELRRRELQHKRWTERVWFPLQRKVEEHVSSCSPVEAKRRQSLYSHYLHHCNTKGFVFLETYNPKEYNPFLLNIKQPHYFKLSTADSKEPLYRQLHERPKQKTTAHSCEAGCKYELLQSNRPLSESVSSQADTLLLASSNYVSASGKTPVKNKTEGRKSSRLDTIPLHIRATATPDGRCHQAGCFFSRCEGRQQPTGLHQSLPPSK; translated from the exons ATGAGCcccaagaggaaaaacacaagcagcGGTGTGATCACCTTCCACACACCTGTTCCTCTCAGCCTGTTGAAATCAGAG GAGTTCAGAGCAGATATGAAGGACACTTCAGAGAGCAGAAAGAGCCCGTCTCAGCTGAGTGccaggaggaggacagggagtaAATGTATAAGAGCAGAAAAAAGGGATGAGGCCTCACGCTCTGGGACACAGCCGGGCAGCAGACAGCATCAGCTCTCCCACACCTCCCTCAGACGACTGCAG GCGAAGATGGAGGCTGAAAATCAACAGGCGAAAGAAATAATCCAGCCTTTACTGGATGCAGAAAATGGTTTTGTGAAG GAGTTGGAGAGGTTTCTGAGCCAACGGGATGTGgcagagctgaggaggagggaaCTGCAGCACAAGCGCTGGACTGAGCGTGTATGGTTTCCCCTTcagaggaaggtggaggaacATGTGTCCAGCTGTAGCCCTGTGGAGGCCAAGAGGCGTCAAAGCTTATACAGTCACTACCTCCATCACTGCAACACCAAG GGCTTTGTGTTTCTCGAAACCTATAATCCAAAGGAATACAACCCTTTTCTTCTCAACATCAAACAGCCGCACTACTTcaag CTCAGTACAGCTGATTCAAAGGAGCCATTGTACCGTCAGTTACATGAAAGACCGAAGCAAAAGACAACAGCCCATTCTTGTGAAGCAG GATGTAAATATGAGCTACTCCAGAGTAATCGTCCTCTTAGTGAGTCTGTGTCGTCTCAGGCAGACACACTCCTGCTGGCCTCGTCTAATTATGTTTCTGCATCCGGAAAAACTCCAGTGAAGAATAAGACCGAAGGAAGGAAGTCCAGCAG GCTCGACACCATCCCACTCCACATCAGGGCGACTGCTACACCAGATGGAAGGTGCCATCAGGCCGGCTGCTTTTTTTCCAGATGTGAAGGTCGGCAGCAACCAACAGGTTTACATCAGTCCCTGCCTCCAtccaaataa
- the fam228a gene encoding protein FAM228A isoform X3: MERFQEFRADMKDTSESRKSPSQLSARRRTGSKCIRAEKRDEASRSGTQPGSRQHQLSHTSLRRLQAKMEAENQQAKEIIQPLLDAENGFVKELERFLSQRDVAELRRRELQHKRWTERVWFPLQRKVEEHVSSCSPVEAKRRQSLYSHYLHHCNTKGFVFLETYNPKEYNPFLLNIKQPHYFKLSTADSKEPLYRQLHERPKQKTTAHSCEAGCKYELLQSNRPLSESVSSQADTLLLASSNYVSASGKTPVKNKTEGRKSSRLDTIPLHIRATATPDGRCHQAGCFFSRCEGRQQPTGLHQSLPPSK, encoded by the exons ATGGAAAGGTTTCAG GAGTTCAGAGCAGATATGAAGGACACTTCAGAGAGCAGAAAGAGCCCGTCTCAGCTGAGTGccaggaggaggacagggagtaAATGTATAAGAGCAGAAAAAAGGGATGAGGCCTCACGCTCTGGGACACAGCCGGGCAGCAGACAGCATCAGCTCTCCCACACCTCCCTCAGACGACTGCAG GCGAAGATGGAGGCTGAAAATCAACAGGCGAAAGAAATAATCCAGCCTTTACTGGATGCAGAAAATGGTTTTGTGAAG GAGTTGGAGAGGTTTCTGAGCCAACGGGATGTGgcagagctgaggaggagggaaCTGCAGCACAAGCGCTGGACTGAGCGTGTATGGTTTCCCCTTcagaggaaggtggaggaacATGTGTCCAGCTGTAGCCCTGTGGAGGCCAAGAGGCGTCAAAGCTTATACAGTCACTACCTCCATCACTGCAACACCAAG GGCTTTGTGTTTCTCGAAACCTATAATCCAAAGGAATACAACCCTTTTCTTCTCAACATCAAACAGCCGCACTACTTcaag CTCAGTACAGCTGATTCAAAGGAGCCATTGTACCGTCAGTTACATGAAAGACCGAAGCAAAAGACAACAGCCCATTCTTGTGAAGCAG GATGTAAATATGAGCTACTCCAGAGTAATCGTCCTCTTAGTGAGTCTGTGTCGTCTCAGGCAGACACACTCCTGCTGGCCTCGTCTAATTATGTTTCTGCATCCGGAAAAACTCCAGTGAAGAATAAGACCGAAGGAAGGAAGTCCAGCAG GCTCGACACCATCCCACTCCACATCAGGGCGACTGCTACACCAGATGGAAGGTGCCATCAGGCCGGCTGCTTTTTTTCCAGATGTGAAGGTCGGCAGCAACCAACAGGTTTACATCAGTCCCTGCCTCCAtccaaataa
- the gnpat2 gene encoding dihydroxyacetone phosphate acyltransferase isoform X1 codes for MTDTIPAKNNCSQYRDSGRAGSGLENEEEFVDLLDEQRRSSDLGFALRTFNPNPFKGASPCSTADLNKAVLESQYLRYMVKEIAMETGSSVEEVREEACGILEEMSQNLQLGFIRLMAYVLSKVFKRLFTSIFVNTEGLNTLQQAIQESPVILMPNHRSYVDFLAISYILFSYDIPVPVIAAGTPLAGMKMIGEILRRSGAFYIRRAIGSDKLYWAMLSEYVKTIVRRGFAPVEFYVEGLRSRTLKSLIPKIGMMHMVLEPFFKGEVYDITLVPISISYDRVLEESLLAHELLGIPKPKESTTGLLKASKVLQEDYGSMHVNFGRPLSVRQLCQGKINRCQYNLIPRDLPQKPNAETQDCVNWLAHLMVRIQEEGSVVSPWSLMACLLLQTPITVLSQEGLLWHLLTEKTLWLRKLALDFGARLNWPGQVPDSDVMSSTVAIHRSVVHRKAGCVYLVREEEPARKRPISPEEGVIRTAAAVLMLASYRNQSIHIFLRPAMLATAIHITKTTQRDELFTFFCFLQDVFSNEFIFIPGKSSQDFEQACFLLKKCGAVHISQQEVLVSDVGLEVLSFLRALLQPFIESYQVMFRYLCEEEVHVLSEKQFLPAVRNVATKLILSGDLHTYEALSSDTQKNVLVALRRLEIVTKLRASEQNEYRVNKAAVRRIENILSGEIPPQMLQTTPDARL; via the exons TATCGGGATTCGGGCAGAGCAGGCTCAGGCTTGGAAAATGAGGAGGAGTTTGTGGATCTATTGGATGAGCAAAGGCGCAGCAGTGATCTTGGCTTTGCTCTGAGGACCTTCAACCCTAACCCCTTCAAAGGAGCCTCTCCCTGCTCCACGGCTGACCTCAACAAAGCCGTGCTGGAGTCCCAGTATCTACGCTACATGGTCAAAGAG ATCGCCATGGAGACAGGGTCAtcggtggaggaggtgagagaggaggcTTGTGGGATTTTGGAGGAAATGTCTCAAAACCTGCAGCTGGGGTTTATCAGGCTAATGGCCTACGTACTCAGCAAGGTGTTCAAGAGACTCTTCACCAGCATCTTTGTCAACACAGAAGGACTCAACACG CTTCAACAAGCCATTCAGGAGAGCCCTGTCATCCTGATGCCCAATCACAGGAGTTATGTGGACTTCTTGGCTATCTCCTACATCTTGTTCAGCTACGACATCCCAGTACCTGTTATTGCTGCAGGAACTC CTCTTGCAGGGATGAAGATGATCGGCGAGATACTGCGTCGCTCTGGAGCTTTCTACATCCGACGTGCCATTGGCTCTGACAAACTGTACTGGGCGATGCTGTCAGAATATGTGAAAACCATTGTCAGG AGAGGGTTTGCTCCTGTGGAGTTTTATGTGGAAGGCCTGCGGAGTCGCACACTAAAGTCTCTGATACCCAAGATAG GTATGATGCACATGGTGCTGGAGCCTTTCTTTAAAGGTGAAGTATATGACATCACATTGGTTCCTATCAGTATCAGCTATGACAGAGTGCTGGAAGAATCGCTGCTTGCACACGAGTTACTCGGCATCCCCAAACCCAAAGAAAGCACCACG ggTCTGCTGAAGGCAAGCAAAGTACTCCAGGAGGATTATGGCAGCATGCATGTGAACTTTGGCCGCCCCCTATCTGTCCGGCAGCTGTGTCAGGGCAAGATAAACCGCTGTCAGTATAACCTCATACCGAG AGATCTTCCTCAGAAGCCCAACGCAGAGACTCAGGACTGTGTGAACTGGCTTGCTCATCTGATGGTACGAATCCAAGAGGAGGGCTCTGTGGTCAGCCCTTGGTCTCTGATGGCCTGCCTGTTGCTCCAGACTCCTATTACAGTGCTGTCACAGGAGGGCCTGCTTTGGCATCTGCTCACAGAAAAAACCCTCTGGCTCAGGAAGCTGGCACTGGACTTTGGAGCTCGCCTGAACTGGCCTG GACAAGTCCCTGACTCGGATGTGATGTCATCCACTGTGGCCATTCATCGTTCCGTAGTTCACCGTAAAGCAGGATGCGTCTACCTGGTTCGGGAGGAAGAGCCTGCAAGGAAACGTCCAATCAGCCCTGAGGAGGGTGTGATAAGGACAGCGGCGGCGGTGCTGATGTTAGCTTCCTATAGGAATCAGTCCATACACATTTTCTTGCGTCCTGCCATGCTCGCAACGGCCATACACATCACAAAGACCACACAGAGAG ACGAACTCTTCACCTTCTTCTGCTTCCTACAGGACGTCTTCTCCAACGAATTCATCTTCATCCCTGGAAAGTCGTCTCAG GACTTTGAGCAGGCATGCTTCCTCCTGAAGAAATGTGGAGCAGTTCACATCAGTCAACAGGAAGTGCTGGTGTCAGATGTGGGGCTGGAAGTGCTATCTTTCCTGCGGGCGCTGCTACAACCCTTCATAGAATCTTATCAG GTGATGTTCAGGTACCTCTGTGAAGAGGAAGTTCATGTCCTCTCTGAGAAACAGTTCCTACCTGCTGTGAGAAACGTGGCTACAAAGCTCATCCTCTCCG GTGATCTTCACACCTACGAAGCTCTCTCGTCTGACACGCAGAAAAACGTTTTGGTGGCTCTGCGGAGGCTGGAGATTGTGACAAAGTTGAGGGC GTCAGAGCAGAACGAATACAGAGTGAACAAAGCAGCTGTCAGAAGAATTGAAAACATACTCT CCGGGGAAATCCCTCCTCAGATGCTCCAGACTACACCTGATGCAAGACTTTAG
- the gnpat2 gene encoding dihydroxyacetone phosphate acyltransferase isoform X2 — protein MTDTYRDSGRAGSGLENEEEFVDLLDEQRRSSDLGFALRTFNPNPFKGASPCSTADLNKAVLESQYLRYMVKEIAMETGSSVEEVREEACGILEEMSQNLQLGFIRLMAYVLSKVFKRLFTSIFVNTEGLNTLQQAIQESPVILMPNHRSYVDFLAISYILFSYDIPVPVIAAGTPLAGMKMIGEILRRSGAFYIRRAIGSDKLYWAMLSEYVKTIVRRGFAPVEFYVEGLRSRTLKSLIPKIGMMHMVLEPFFKGEVYDITLVPISISYDRVLEESLLAHELLGIPKPKESTTGLLKASKVLQEDYGSMHVNFGRPLSVRQLCQGKINRCQYNLIPRDLPQKPNAETQDCVNWLAHLMVRIQEEGSVVSPWSLMACLLLQTPITVLSQEGLLWHLLTEKTLWLRKLALDFGARLNWPGQVPDSDVMSSTVAIHRSVVHRKAGCVYLVREEEPARKRPISPEEGVIRTAAAVLMLASYRNQSIHIFLRPAMLATAIHITKTTQRDELFTFFCFLQDVFSNEFIFIPGKSSQDFEQACFLLKKCGAVHISQQEVLVSDVGLEVLSFLRALLQPFIESYQVMFRYLCEEEVHVLSEKQFLPAVRNVATKLILSGDLHTYEALSSDTQKNVLVALRRLEIVTKLRASEQNEYRVNKAAVRRIENILSGEIPPQMLQTTPDARL, from the exons TATCGGGATTCGGGCAGAGCAGGCTCAGGCTTGGAAAATGAGGAGGAGTTTGTGGATCTATTGGATGAGCAAAGGCGCAGCAGTGATCTTGGCTTTGCTCTGAGGACCTTCAACCCTAACCCCTTCAAAGGAGCCTCTCCCTGCTCCACGGCTGACCTCAACAAAGCCGTGCTGGAGTCCCAGTATCTACGCTACATGGTCAAAGAG ATCGCCATGGAGACAGGGTCAtcggtggaggaggtgagagaggaggcTTGTGGGATTTTGGAGGAAATGTCTCAAAACCTGCAGCTGGGGTTTATCAGGCTAATGGCCTACGTACTCAGCAAGGTGTTCAAGAGACTCTTCACCAGCATCTTTGTCAACACAGAAGGACTCAACACG CTTCAACAAGCCATTCAGGAGAGCCCTGTCATCCTGATGCCCAATCACAGGAGTTATGTGGACTTCTTGGCTATCTCCTACATCTTGTTCAGCTACGACATCCCAGTACCTGTTATTGCTGCAGGAACTC CTCTTGCAGGGATGAAGATGATCGGCGAGATACTGCGTCGCTCTGGAGCTTTCTACATCCGACGTGCCATTGGCTCTGACAAACTGTACTGGGCGATGCTGTCAGAATATGTGAAAACCATTGTCAGG AGAGGGTTTGCTCCTGTGGAGTTTTATGTGGAAGGCCTGCGGAGTCGCACACTAAAGTCTCTGATACCCAAGATAG GTATGATGCACATGGTGCTGGAGCCTTTCTTTAAAGGTGAAGTATATGACATCACATTGGTTCCTATCAGTATCAGCTATGACAGAGTGCTGGAAGAATCGCTGCTTGCACACGAGTTACTCGGCATCCCCAAACCCAAAGAAAGCACCACG ggTCTGCTGAAGGCAAGCAAAGTACTCCAGGAGGATTATGGCAGCATGCATGTGAACTTTGGCCGCCCCCTATCTGTCCGGCAGCTGTGTCAGGGCAAGATAAACCGCTGTCAGTATAACCTCATACCGAG AGATCTTCCTCAGAAGCCCAACGCAGAGACTCAGGACTGTGTGAACTGGCTTGCTCATCTGATGGTACGAATCCAAGAGGAGGGCTCTGTGGTCAGCCCTTGGTCTCTGATGGCCTGCCTGTTGCTCCAGACTCCTATTACAGTGCTGTCACAGGAGGGCCTGCTTTGGCATCTGCTCACAGAAAAAACCCTCTGGCTCAGGAAGCTGGCACTGGACTTTGGAGCTCGCCTGAACTGGCCTG GACAAGTCCCTGACTCGGATGTGATGTCATCCACTGTGGCCATTCATCGTTCCGTAGTTCACCGTAAAGCAGGATGCGTCTACCTGGTTCGGGAGGAAGAGCCTGCAAGGAAACGTCCAATCAGCCCTGAGGAGGGTGTGATAAGGACAGCGGCGGCGGTGCTGATGTTAGCTTCCTATAGGAATCAGTCCATACACATTTTCTTGCGTCCTGCCATGCTCGCAACGGCCATACACATCACAAAGACCACACAGAGAG ACGAACTCTTCACCTTCTTCTGCTTCCTACAGGACGTCTTCTCCAACGAATTCATCTTCATCCCTGGAAAGTCGTCTCAG GACTTTGAGCAGGCATGCTTCCTCCTGAAGAAATGTGGAGCAGTTCACATCAGTCAACAGGAAGTGCTGGTGTCAGATGTGGGGCTGGAAGTGCTATCTTTCCTGCGGGCGCTGCTACAACCCTTCATAGAATCTTATCAG GTGATGTTCAGGTACCTCTGTGAAGAGGAAGTTCATGTCCTCTCTGAGAAACAGTTCCTACCTGCTGTGAGAAACGTGGCTACAAAGCTCATCCTCTCCG GTGATCTTCACACCTACGAAGCTCTCTCGTCTGACACGCAGAAAAACGTTTTGGTGGCTCTGCGGAGGCTGGAGATTGTGACAAAGTTGAGGGC GTCAGAGCAGAACGAATACAGAGTGAACAAAGCAGCTGTCAGAAGAATTGAAAACATACTCT CCGGGGAAATCCCTCCTCAGATGCTCCAGACTACACCTGATGCAAGACTTTAG